In Juglans regia cultivar Chandler chromosome 13, Walnut 2.0, whole genome shotgun sequence, the DNA window TGTATTTTACTCTCAAGACAACAGTCTTTCCCTTCtataaagcaaagcaaagcGCATGGCGCTGGAGTGAAGAACCTCAAAATCACACTTAAAACACAATGTAGCGCATGGCATAAAACATATGCTTTTCACTAAATTTAGATTGATTGAACATAATAAACAGAAATCAAAGATTTTCCCTCTTTGGCTATCTGTGTCGTTAGGAGTAAGAGCATGAGAAGCCAAAAAtgatgatcatattttttttgaacCATAAGGCGAGAGAACACATGTTGACTAACCAACAGATTCCACAGAATAGCCTGAAAGTTTCCCGGTGAATTCATACAGCCCTTATATACTTCTATCAGACATCGAGTCACATGGTGAAGATGGTGAGACTTGTCAAAAAAATCTCTTGATACTAATAGCAAGAAAGTCACATGATATAGGAACCTTAACCGTGGCATCCAAAACGTACACATCGTGTTTAATTCCGACAAACAGTTGAATCAATTTCAAGGTCAAGTATTCTACTTTCATCCCTGCAAGTTATAGAAACAAACGCGGATAAGAGAAGCTCAATTCGCCGTAATCACCAACTAAAAgggaatttggtaaaaaactaCATACTTTCCCATAAGAACACAACAtcataaagggaaaaaaaaacccaggcTGGCCTATCTTTTTGACGTCTCCACATCAACCAATTGGTTAGTCAACCAAAATTAAatctttgaaaatttgaaacacTATAGTGAATTAGTAGCGCCTCTCACAAAGTTATAAGCAGATTGTAGACGTTGGAATTCAAATGAGTGAAGCATTTTATTACTACATTTTGGGGGGAAAAAATCACTGAGAATAGAAGAAAGTGAATGTACCCAAACTCATCAGGAACAGAGCGCGAAATTCTCATCTTCTTACGACAACCCTTGTAAAGCTCCTCCAAGGTACACACCAACTTGCTCTCGATCGCAGCCGCTTTCGGATTCGCCTTCTTCTTCACCTGGCTCCTCCTTACTTCCTCCCCATTCCCGCTCCTGAACCTATCCCCGCCGGATCCGCTAAAAAATTCCGCGAAAATGTCATCGGCATCGCGGGGATTGTACCGGAAGCCCGAGTTACCAGCAGTGAAGGGCCCACCGGTGGAGTTAGGGCCGGCAAACTCGGCAGCTTGAAGGCCTTCCTCGCCGTAGAGGTCGTAGATCTGGCGCTTCTGAGGGTCACTGAGGACGTCGTAGGCCTCAGAGATCTGCTTGAACTTGGCCTCACTCTCATTCTTGTTGGCCGGGTTCTTGTCCGGGTGCCACTTCATCGCCAACCTCTTATACGCCTTCTTCAGGTCCTCCTCGCTCGCATTCCGGCTCACCTTCAGCATGTTGTAGTAGTCCACCCCCATATCTCTCTCTTCTATGAAACTCTTTGGATTTTGAGGGGAATGCGAGGGAattcttcaattatttaattaatacagGTTTTGTAATGCGAGGTTCGTGAAGAATCACGAAGCTTCTTCCGCTGTGTTTACAGGAATGTGAATGAAACTTTGCTTGATTCGAAATTCAATGGAGGTCGGGCAGAGAAATCGGCGAGTCGGCCGTTGTCAACACTCAACAAGGCTTCAAAGCTTACGCGCTCCACTAAGGTAAGGAGCAGTGGCCACGGTTTTGTTACGTCTCTGTcgatattttctctttcctttaatGTGGAAATGCTTGTGTAACAGCAGCGGTATTGCAAATTCATGAATGtcccttttattattattagtattattattatttttttatttcgtgattaaaaaagtaatttttaataatgttgtgaattttttttattttttaaaaatattaaaaaattatatgaaaaaaaacatataaaatatattaacagaAGCTCCCAATGAGAGCTCTTAGCTGTAACTGTAGAGGATTTTAAAGTTCAAACatttatcatcataaatatttatcttatcttattttgtaCGTTGAATTCGAAATTTGAAAGGGGTACAGTTTTGATCAGAAAATAgtattgaatttgaaaataataatttttatttagtaaagTCCATCGTGATAATTCTAGAGCATTTATAAAGGGTAAGGGTTATGTCCTTTAGCCGTTTGGGTaagatattagatttttttcaaatgtcaacTTGATTGAcgtggatatttttttttttaagtttttgataAGGATGACGCTAGGGTTACATCTTAAGGgcacgtttggattcgcaagtcatctcagctcatctcaactcatctcagctcatctcaactcatctcaactcatctcactactattcagtaactttaactcacaaatctcactactattcacaactcatctcattactattcacaatccatctcaactcatctcagctcatctcaagtcatcttcgaatccaaacgtctccgcACACcattgcagttttttttttttaatgttaaaaaaatacatacacataaattcactaataataaatttttaaatatataaaaataaaaataaaattctggtGTGCatattttttgaaggaaaactataattatttatttattagagaaATTTACATCTATAATCGGATACATATTGGATGTTcccatatcaaacatgacatcataaatcaaaataatgtaTTTAGAATTCCATTAAtacactattttcttttgtgactaGTTTGATCTTCACTATtgctaatattatttatagataaatattcAAGAGGCAATACTCTCTGCTTAAACAGAGACTTAACATTACTCTTCATAAAAAGATATGATTCAACCTCAAACATCTGATAcacgaactttttttttttttttaattaacaataaggaaccaaaaataaaagtagtgtGTGGTGTGCATATTTGATTTGCACCCaggcatttttctaattttaaatattaacaacattttaagaaaattgaCAACTATATCGTAGATTCCTTTGTatcattatgtttattttgaaaataaatgagaatttAACATATAGTGGGACTCATAGTTAGTTGTATTTAGTATTACATACAATGCattatttttaaaggaaaatctcatttaatgtatgaaagtaaaatattctgaaataagacattatatatttaaaattagatgcagaataaatttttagaattatatttgtataaaaacTCCACAATTTTagtagatttttatataataattgtatgaTATcgctttatttgatttttttttaagtgcttTTTACTGTTGGGCGTGCCTCTAGTgcaattttactttttattttataaatattttttaaaaaatatacaaattcattcgtaatcattttcttaaacattaaaaaaattcattcattaGCTAGCTTGGCCATTTGATATGCAACATGATTGCCTTCTCTAGGTGCATACTGGATACTCCAATATCTCTACCTTGGAATTAAGCCTTAATGTCTTTTATCATTTGACCATACCAAGACCAGCTCTCCTCatatttttgtacatgtttGATTAATGCAAGagcatctccttcaaaaatGACCTGTTCTAACCCAATTTCCAGATATAACTCCATAGCCCTCTCTAAAGCAAAAATCTCAACCATAAGTTCATAACAGCATGAGTTTATACTTGACTTTTTCCACCTGATAGCCCTATTTACTGGAACCTCTACTGGTATTGGATCTCTGAGCATCACTTGTGCCTGCTGAAAGCTCTCCACCTCTTCTTTTGCTCCTTGTAAAATTGATATGGGACTTTCAAACTTTCTTtcaaaaacacacacacacctatatatatatatttctccttAACCAAATCCTTCTAAGAACACATGCAGCTTCCTCCAATTCATTCCTTGGTAATCTTGTTGCCATCTCTtctcatatattataaaaatcaaccTCTACACATTTCCGTTTCTGTAAACTGCTCAAAGCATCTGCCCAAACATCTGAAGCAGCACCACAACTCCATAGAGGGTGACAGCTTGTCTCCTCACATAGTTCACATATAGGACAAAGATTATTATCAGTAGCTTTCCTCCTAAAAAGGTTCCTCTTTGTAGGGAGCTTCACTAACAGCTTTCTATAGAAAAACTTCAAACTGGATTTAGAACTTTCAACTCCCAAATTTTCTTCCATCCAACTGAACCATTATTGCTAATTGACTGTTAACCTCCCATCACTCTCTACGTATGAACTGTCAAATAATATGCAGTCTTCACAGAGAACATACCAGATTTGTTAGGACCGATTTTATCGTCTGAACCTCTCTTGCTTAAAAGTAACCTATTGATTACTGCTGCCTCTTCTTCATCTCCCTTCATGAATCAGGTTTGTGTATTATCAATCAACTATTTAACAGTAGCTTCACATGTGATTGAACTATATGAGTGGCAGGAGTTGGCAACCACTTGTCACCCcatattttaatcttttgacCATTCCCTAACCTCCATCTCATACCCTCTTTAATTAGATTCTCAGACCCCATATACTCATCCAAATCTGTGAAGGACCATAACCAAGCTTAGCAACAAAATACTACcttgtttaaaatatttctctttcataaTCTTGGCAGCTAATGACTTAGGATTTGTTAGCAACCTCCAGAACTGCTTTGCCAACATAGCTTGGTTGAAGCTCTCAATATCTCTGAAACCCAACCCTCCTTCTCCCTTAGAAACTCCCACTTTACTCCATTTTTTCCACTGAATTTCCTGTCTTGATTCATATGACCCCACCAACACCGAGCCATCATGGTTCAGATTTTCTTACACAACTAATTAGGAAGTTTGAAAACACTCATTGCATAAGTAGGGATTGGTTGTATTATTGcttttataagaatttatttGCCAGCCTGAGATAAAAAATGGTTCTTCCAACTGTTAATCCTATCCCATACTCTCTCTTTAATCCCTCTAAAAGCCTTATATTTAGACTTCGCAACCATTACACACCCTTGCCCTAATGTCTTGTACTAATTCATCTCTAACAGCTAGACTTGTATTAGTATTGAAATAAATAGAAGTTTTTTGCATATTCAACTTCTGCCCAAAAGCATGTTCATACCTGTCTAGAATTTGTTTGACAGATCTCCACTGCGGCATATTTGAGTTACAAAAAAGTATACAATCATTTGCAAAGAGTAGATGATTGATACTAATTCCACCCTTACATAAACCCCTTCTATAGCCCCTGCCTTTCATAATTGTGAACCATAGCACTTAACCCTTTTGCACACAATAGGAATAGGTAAGGATACAAAGAGTCTCTTTGCCTAAGATCACTGGTAGGTATTATCATATTTCCTTGATATCCATTAACTAGTACTGAATGCTTCACTGTTGATACACATTTCATTATTAACTTAGTCCACTTATTAACTCAGTCCACTTATCACCAAAACCAATCTTCTTCATAACTGCCCTCATGTATGCCCATTCAACTTTGTCATATGTTTTGGATATATCCAATTTTAGTGTCATACTTCATTCTTTCCCTTTCTGCCTAGTTTTCATTGTATGAAGGGCTTCATAAGCTATCATAATATTGTCAGTAATAAGCCTACCCGGTAATAATGCACCCTAGTTATAAGGGATGATGTCCGGCAACACTTTCTTCAACCTATTAGCGAGGGTTTTAGCAatgattttatacaaaatattgtaTAAACTAATTGGTCAAAAGTCATTAATAGACATGGGGCTATTTATCTTTAGAATTAATGCAATATATGTGGAATTAATCCTCACATCAAATTGCCTATCATTTAGAAATCTGCTACAGTAACCTCATCCCAACTACACTCCAGAATTCTTGATGAAAATAAGCCCCAAAACCATCGGGACCAGGGATTTTAAAGGGCCCATCTAATTCAAAGATTCCTCCACTTCCATCCTAATAAAAGTCTTTTGTAAATTCTCATTCATCTCCACAGTTACTCGACTCtctaaatgaaataaacaatcTTATATTACATCTAATGAAGGATACGTTGAATTGTAAACTTCTCTGTAATGTTCTTGAAAAGCTTTCTGAATTCCCCATATGATTTGTTGTAAAGACTGATTGAGGACCCGTCACCTGTAATGAGTTACGTATTAATTTAATAGACTTTAAGTTGAtagaaagattttattattttttaagtttggaGAAAATGCAACATTCCAATTCCCTAAGTTTCcaaatcttttattattaatttcattttttattttttatataatattcttaaagaaaaatctatttataatttttttatcatcatcctaatagtatttaatcatttaatactacattatgagatgatgaatgAATAATGGTAGGGTAATGAGTAGCATTAGTGCATGTTTGTGATTGCGAtagaaaatataacttataacttcaTGGCTTATAACTTATGTGCATGTTTGGGATTTCAGTAGCTTTAAggcttataacttataacttaagtaataaattctactgttaaaaagttatttactgtttagtaactatatgtttaaaacactttcaaacatgttacatttgtttaggaacaaattaaaaaagtgttttacGAGgtagaaatgataattttttgaatttttaaatattatgaccATATCcttgaaagtttaaaagttataattatcttaaagttatATAGGTATTTTCGTCCATTTTcattcttcattttaaaatacGAATTACGTTTTGCATTATCCGAAAAAAGCACGTTTGAGAAAAAAGTgtcaaaatgatgttttttcttaAACATACTTTTCAGCTTATTTGAGAGTAAAATTtaaacaatctaattttttcattaaagagcttttaaaGCCATCtaaacactttttaagactcctaCCATAAGCCTTACTCTTTTCTATTCGAGGTTAGACTTGTACAGTAGttggagattttatttttttggagagAGAGTAGCTGGAGCATTTGGTAACTAAGTGAtgttagatatttatttttagaaattgatgTTAGGCATTGAGAACGTGTACTTGGCTGCTAATACTTAgggtttatttggaaaaaaaattttatctcaaaattttcatttcatcttttttttaaatatcacttaaatacaaatacttttaaactaattattacaattttttcaaactaatcattatagttttcataaattttaaaaaaaaaatttaattttttcaaattcttaaataaaaataatattaaaaaactctattctaacaatattttaattttaaaataatttttattcaatttttttctatcattttttaaaatctcattaaaCATTTCAAACCATctaattactattcataaattatttttttattatttacaaaattcttatttcatttcacaaATTACAAAATCCTATATAACAAAAGGCGGGGAGAACGTGCGGATGTGTCAGCTGTCAAGTAGTATTTGGCTTAGTAattcttaataaataatagcTGGATGTAGCCTGTGACTGTGACAGAGTCTGTGAACAAAGAGAACGGCGCCGAAGCACGATAGGTATAGTTTCAAAATCAGGTTAGTTTGTTACTCGGATCTAGTCGGTCGCTACCGAGATTTGCTAATGAGATGGGAATAATTTACCGTATCTTTTTTTCGAAAAAATCTATATCTATAGTTATAAGCTTACTCATATAAACACATGTCAGCTATTAAATGATGAAgaattttaaattcaagatttaaactaaaaaaataataattaaatgaagttATTATTCAATACGTATAATGTTATACTTAAAGTTGTAcgtatatataacattactctattctTTTATATGTAAGGTACTtgacatattatttattatatttattaaaaatattaaaaaaaccaacacTTTTATGTAACATGTTGCTACATTAATGATGTTTTTAGTGTATATGTTAACTtgcaaatagataaatatttattgCTTCACTAATCTCTTTTTGATATGTCGAGACCGCATCgtttcattattgttattattagttttaatattgatttttttctcaaagaTGATGTTGCCTAGGCATAAACATGAAAACACCTCACTCGATAGTAACAAATAAAACAGGCCTAGAACCCATGAATTGTTATTTGGACGCgacatttcttttttatgatgAACGCCAATCTTCAAGACCTCCAAATTCGACGTCCATCGGAGTGGAGCCTGCACGCGTGGGACGAAGTTCCGGACATCGTTGGCGCGTGGCCTTCACGCGCCACCGAGGAGCCCTCTTCCAACGCCACGCTTGGTTTCTGTGGAACCTCTGACTCCGAGACTTCCAAGTCTGACCATCAACTTTTCTCCCAGCGTGAACAGTTTCTGCACGAGCCAATGCCAACCATTGTGCACTGTtcatcagtttttatttttttctgtttctttcttgttgtctgtttcagtattttgtagttattttgtttctgtttttgttgacccgagtgaggtttgAGCCTTTCGATCGGACGTAATCTGAGGCAAGAGTCTTTTGAGAGCGGTGGGCGATGCTACGGCTGGAGATTGTACGGCCGGGCTGTTGTGGTCCATACGGAAGCTGAGTGCTCATTCCACTAGGGCTCGAGatgacgatgcttgcggtgggtGTGACATCTGGGGTCTCACCAGtgcttgtggtcttgtagttgttaatgtggttatttgtagttgttttgttagtttttttttaataaaataggaataggctattggatttgatgtccatagcagtgtctCGTACTCTTCTTTcctgggaggatagagagggcctttaagttctgttttatagagcgctttctctgttttgagagagtttgattagaagttaaaaCAATATCCGCCACAAAagaatttgtgtgtggggaagccccaGAGTTGTTGCGTAAGTTGGCTTATAGACTGGATTTTCTATGTATTGAATTTTCTTGtattaataaatcacatttgtaacttcgattcattaatgaaatgagtatgtttctttcaaaaaaaaaataaaacaggcCTAAATAGTAGAAAGTCTTACGCGCTCTTTCTAATTAAGTTTAAGCCATAGTTTAAATCTCAGCTATAGTAAATACAACGAGTTATTATACgacttatatttataattgaagatgaattcatattttcatttaaatacaaaatattgttatttatcGTATATGTTAAACCATATAAACCATATAATAGTAACCCAAAAACTATTGAGTCATCGCCCTTAGGGGTACttgtaatattgattaattCAAAGTGAGATCACtccactactatttaatattttattattattttttatctactttttatttactttttactattttttaatactactcaatattttatcattattttttcaccattttctcaCTATTATTAacagatcatctgagatcatttcactacccaaacgttAACCTATTGGCATTGTGACAACTGAAGGTAGTGGAACTACAACCTTCCATTACGTGGTGGGGGTACTATGTCATTGTTCGACAATGATGCAGTTACATCTGCATCCCCTCAATTCATACATGTGAACACCGCTGAGATACATTGAGACCAAACATGTCCAAAAATTCACATGCAAGACTGTtagaatttatgtaaatatatacaGCGGAAGAAATACCTCAAGGATAATTTGTACAGTGGTTCCACAAGTGAATCTAGTTTCAAACATCTGATTTCTCCTTTGCTCGGTGTGTGAGTGTTCTACATTGATAAATCTAGAGACATTCAATATGCCCACAACCTAAGTATTTTCACTCACAGAATAGAGAGACTCCCAAAATGCCAATATGATATATGCCAGGGATGGAGGAGTGATTTAACGCCTGGTAACCGCATGGTAACGACTGATTTAAATCAGTCCTCGCATGGTAACCGTTACGGCCATAACTCTAGGCATAACGCATGGAGTAATGCTAGGCGTTATGCCTGGCATCCCAATAAGGGAAGTGGCAAGGGCATGCCCACTAAGGGTGCCCCTGCTTTATTACATCTCCCACTCACACATAGTGGGCATGCCTATATCTCTCATTGTGTTCTCTATCTCGTTCATACAAACAAATATGATGTGTGACCACCGAgtacacatgaaaaaaaaaattgtgtgggagcactataccaaatctctccTAGAGAAGACAAGCATAACAACATCCCTAAAGTGTCTCATATGCCCTAGATTCATTCGATCGCATCTAATCAAGCATATTCGATCCCTTTtgagttattaaaaaaaaaaactcaactatGTTTTAATTGCTTCTAAGTTATCGCAATGTGTTCATAAAATTTGTCACTATGAAATTGTAGCGTCAAAGTTTGACGTTAGCAAACACAACCGGAAAAATGCATTGTCAAATAGTCTTCCATTCGCTCTCATGTcactaaattttagtctaactACTTTTCCAACAATATCTATTTAGACTGTATCAAATATGATCATAGACAATATGCTAGAgtagaaaatatcaaaacctcCATCTTATGACATTGTCAAAAGTCAAGAAGggcatttaaaaataaaatataggactCACATAGTGAAGAAACAGAGAACCATTCATTTACTTCCATATCTAGTCGCAAGAGCACAAATAGTATAAAATACATGCTACGGTGgatctctctttctcaaagagCATATGTCCATATCAAACATCGTACAAATCTTAGTCTAGACACAATTTTTGCATCTAACCcgattttcttcattttctctccGTCAAGGCGCCAAAGAGAATCTTGCATCTGGCTTACTATAGGCTACATGGATTGTGGGTGTCCATTTAAGGTTTTCTTAAACATAATGAACCTTATCTTAGTTCTCACTAAGGCAACATATCTTTTTGTGTCATAGTTATCCCTCTCTAGacaattagtaaatgacacaatGTCTCATATTTGCTCGCTACCTCTTTGCAGCGCCAAAAGCGATTactcgtgtgagtgagccgatctaagcctATTAACATactttgtgtgtgtgtacaattcatataatatgataaagtcaaataaaaagaaaatatcacaCTGCATTAATATCTCCAAATAAAGTTTAAAGTTTACATTATTGTGTCAACTGAATTATAATCACAATCTATGCAGTCCTTAACTCCTAATATGAGCCATAAAAGGTCTTTCTCTATGGGCTTTGTCAGGGGATCACCAATTATGCGACTCGTAGATAGATGTTTTAGAACCACTTCCTTTTATTCCACCATATCTCTTATATAGTGATATCGAATATaaatgtgtttggttcttctaTGCTACTTTGGATCCTTAGCATATGCAAGAGCAGCCATACTGTTGCAAAAAAATCTTCACTGGATCAGAATAATCTGCACCGATATCTAGGTGTTGAAGGAACCTCCTCGACCAAACAGCCTCTTGAACTGCTGCTGAACATGCTATGTACTCTAACTTCACGGTGGATAAAGCTATACAGGGTTATTTCTTGCTACTCCATGTAATAGCGCCATTgttaagaaagaaaacatatCCAGTTGTCGATTTGCATCTAGGTCACTGCCCCAATCAGCATCATTGTAAACATTTAGTTGCAAATCTGAACCTTGATAGCATAACGTATAGTCTACAGTTCCTTTGAGATATCTAAAAAATCCTTTTGACTGCTTTCTAATGAGTCAGTCCAAGATTAGATTAGAATCTACTGATCAAGCCAACTACATAGCATATATATGGTCGAGTACATCATTGCGTACATTAAGCTACCAATAGTACTAGCATAGAGAACATGAGTCATCTTCTCTATCTCTTTTGGAGTCTTAGGACACATTTCTTGGCATAAGATCTTGCATTTAGCAATGAGGTTGTCAATGGGTTTACAATTACTCATTTGAAAGTGCTCGAGAACcttctttatgtaagtctgttgaGACAAACACATAAGTCTCTTTGAACGATCTCAATAGATCTTaactctcaaaatatattttgtctcaCCCATGTCCTTTATCTCAAAATT includes these proteins:
- the LOC109003348 gene encoding dnaJ homolog subfamily B member 1-like isoform X2 is translated as MGVDYYNMLKVSRNASEEDLKKAYKRLAMKWHPDKNPANKNESEAKFKQISEAYDVLSDPQKRQIYDLYGEEGLQAAEFAGPNSTGGPFTAGNSGFRYNPRDADDIFAEFFSGSGGDRFRSGNGEEVRRSQVKKKANPKAAAIESKLVCTLEELYKGCRKKMRISRSVPDEFGPKTVEEILKIDIKPGWKKGTKITFPEKGNQEPGVTPADLIFVVDEKPHAIFKRNGNDLVVTQKISLMEALAGVTLNLTTLDGRNLAISVTDIVKPGHEMVIPNEGMPNSKEPSKKGNIVIKFDVKFPSRLTEEQKSDLRRALGGADN
- the LOC109003348 gene encoding dnaJ homolog subfamily B member 4-like isoform X1, with product MGVDYYNMLKVSRNASEEDLKKAYKRLAMKWHPDKNPANKNESEAKFKQISEAYDVLSDPQKRQIYDLYGEEGLQAAEFAGPNSTGGPFTAGNSGFRYNPRDADDIFAEFFSGSGGDRFRSGNGEEVRRSQVKKKANPKAAAIESKLVCTLEELYKGCRKKMRISRSVPDEFGRPKTVEEILKIDIKPGWKKGTKITFPEKGNQEPGVTPADLIFVVDEKPHAIFKRNGNDLVVTQKISLMEALAGVTLNLTTLDGRNLAISVTDIVKPGHEMVIPNEGMPNSKEPSKKGNIVIKFDVKFPSRLTEEQKSDLRRALGGADN